One stretch of Ananas comosus cultivar F153 linkage group 6, ASM154086v1, whole genome shotgun sequence DNA includes these proteins:
- the LOC109711641 gene encoding AP2/ERF domain-containing protein PFD0985w-like, with the protein MGANEYIDHDIVDNESLEGLIGFSEHYGCVSLYIEKDLYPSETQYQSQGYYTSLLHNDIDVGFPDAPIGDREVGNEPDTYQMTRQIQSPRAQPSTSRAQPETSRDEPTIFHTPNENYDWGLSTSYANWNEVLDNLVEEGDDNDGNQDDAPIHNDGNQDDSPIRNDDNQDDEPIHEDDDWNDLAADIEDDHDGGLNCLANAIYSLNDDPHVNNEYVDNPDEELDFIDYPEQFPTDNNWIQEYVVNSSEFDVRRTNSDLPSIDGTWLREIFKDKASLVDALDRWHITHNVQMKVLKSTKTTYTVKCTVEGCPWRLHASVPKDATYFRVKTYAGQHTCVIPMLNAAHRNCTSNLICQVILPLMKARLNMTPKEVQETVRSTLHVQISYWKAWLARSKALQIIYGSWEQS; encoded by the exons ATGGGAGCGAATGAATATATTGATCATGATATAGTAGATAATGAATCATTGGAGGGTTTAATTGGATTCTCTGAACATTATGGATGTGTGTCGCTATACATCGAGAAAGATTTATATCCGTCGGAGACACAATATCAGTCGCAAGGTTATTACACAAGCCTGCTACATAATGACATCGATGTGGGTTTTCCGGATGCTCCAATTGGTGACCGTGAAGTTGGTAATGAACCAGACACTTATCAGATGACAAG ACAGATTCAGTCTccacgtgcgcaaccctcgacgTCACGTGCGCAACCCGAGACTTCACGTGACGAACCCACGATATTTCATACACCTAATGAAAATTACGATTGGGG GCTATCTACGTCCTATGCAAATTGGAATGAAGTTCTTGATAATCTAGTCGAGGAAGGAGATGATAACGACGGTAATCAGGACGATGCCCCCATTCATAATGATGGTAATCAGGATGATTCACCCATTCGTAATGACGATAATCAGGATGATGAACCCATTCATGAGGACGACGATTGGAATGATCTAGCTGCCGACATTGAAGATGATCACGATGGTGGATTAAATTGCCTCGCGAATGCCATTTACAGTTTGAATGATGACCCGCATGTAAACAACGAATATGTAGACAATCCTGACGAAGAGCTTGATTTCATTGACTATCCGGAGCAATTTCCTACAGATAACAATTGGATACAAGAGTATGTTGTGAATTCGAGTGAGTTCGATGTTAGACGTACCAATTCCGATCTACCTAGCATTGACGGGACTTGGCTCCGTGAAATCTTTAAAGATAAGGCATCTTTAGTGGATGCTCTAGATCGATGGCACATTACTCACAATGTTcagatgaaagttttgaaatctaccaaaacaactTATACAGTGAAATGCACAGTTGAGGGATGTCCTTGGAGGTTACACGCTTCGGTTCCTAAAGATGCAACATATTTCAGAGTTAAGACATATGCGGGTCAACACACTTGTGTTATTCCAATGCTAAATGCGGCGCACCGTAATTGTACTTCAAATCTCATATGCCAAGTAATTCTCCCGTTAATGAAGGCAAGACTAAATATGACGCCAAAAGAAGTGCAGGAAACGGTGCGATCCACTTTGCATGTTCAAATAAGTTATTGGAAGGCATGGCTGGCAAGGAGCAAAGCATTACAGATTATTTACGGGAGCTGGGAGCAGTCATAA